One window of the Vicinamibacterales bacterium genome contains the following:
- the bamD gene encoding outer membrane protein assembly factor BamD: protein MSGIRFVTVLALAAALVSGCAAKTATLPPGTADADKFLFDRGTEAAKDRKWLNAREYFRNLVDNYPQSPYRPDAKLALGDTYIGEHTTESQLLGANEFREFLTFYPTHQRADYAQLQLARSFTEQMLAPERDQSATRDAIKEIEIFLQRFPNSALMPEARKLERQARDRLSEAGYRVGFFYFRLKYYPGAIDRFQEVLKTDPAFTNRDAVYYHLAESLYRTEKKAEALPYYERLLREFEKSEFLEVTQKRVAELKGGSPAGK from the coding sequence ATGAGCGGGATTCGATTCGTGACGGTGCTGGCCCTGGCGGCCGCACTTGTGAGTGGATGTGCGGCGAAGACGGCGACGTTGCCGCCGGGCACCGCCGACGCCGATAAGTTCCTGTTCGACCGCGGCACCGAGGCGGCGAAGGACCGGAAGTGGCTGAACGCGCGGGAGTACTTCCGCAACCTGGTGGACAACTATCCGCAGAGCCCGTATCGCCCCGACGCCAAGCTGGCGCTGGGCGACACCTACATCGGCGAGCACACCACCGAGTCGCAGCTGCTGGGGGCCAACGAGTTCCGCGAGTTCCTCACCTTTTACCCGACGCACCAGCGGGCCGATTACGCCCAACTGCAACTGGCGCGGTCGTTCACAGAACAGATGCTGGCGCCCGAGCGCGATCAGTCGGCGACGAGGGACGCGATCAAGGAGATCGAGATCTTCCTGCAGCGCTTCCCGAACAGCGCCCTCATGCCTGAGGCGCGCAAGCTCGAGCGTCAGGCCAGGGACCGGTTGAGCGAGGCCGGCTACCGGGTCGGGTTCTTCTATTTCCGCCTGAAGTACTACCCGGGCGCCATCGATCGGTTCCAGGAAGTGCTCAAGACCGACCCGGCCTTCACCAACCGCGACGCCGTGTATTACCATCTGGCGGAATCACTGTACCGAACCGAAAAGAAAGCCGAAGCGCTCCCCTACTACGAACGCTTGCTTCGCGAATTCGAGAAGAGCGAGTTTCTCGAAGTGACGCAGAAACGCGTCGCGGAGCTCAAGGGCGGGTCACCCGCCGGAAAGTAG